The following are encoded in a window of Anas platyrhynchos isolate ZD024472 breed Pekin duck chromosome 30, IASCAAS_PekinDuck_T2T, whole genome shotgun sequence genomic DNA:
- the LOC139999820 gene encoding olfactory receptor 14A16-like has protein sequence MSNSSSITEFLLLPFTDTRELQLLHFALFLGIYLAALLGNGLILTAVACDHRLHTPMYFFLLNLALLDLGCISTTVPKAMANSLWDTRVISYEGCVAQVFLLLLFLAAEYSVLTVMSYDRYVAICKPLHYGSLLGSRACAQMAAAAWGSGVLYALLHTAHAFSIPLCRGNTVDQYFCEIPQILKLSCLESDYCREVGLVFIGDCLVFVCFVFILFSYVQIFRAVLRMPSEQGRHKAFSMCLPHLAVVSLFLSTAMFAYLKPPSISSPSLNLVVAVLYSVVPPTLNPFIYSMKNHELKGEVRKVILWMFLNNDKFPLFFQK, from the coding sequence atgtccaacagcagctccatcaccgagttcctcctcctgccattcacagacacacgggagctgcagctcctgcacttcgcgctcttcctgggcatctacctggctgccctcctgggcaacggcctcatcctcaccgccgtagcctgcgaccaccgcctccacacccccatgtacttcttcctcctcaacctcgccctcctcgacctgggctgcatctccaccactgtccccaaagccatggccaattccctctgggacaccagggtcATTTCCTATGAAGGATGTGTTGCACAGGTGTTTCTTCTTCTGCTCTTCCTTGCTGCAGAGTATTCTGttctcactgtcatgtcctacgaccgctatgttgccatctgcaagccccttcactacgggagcctcctgggcagcagagcttgtgcccagatggcagcagctgcctggggcagtggggttctctatgctctgctgcacactgcgCATGCATTTTCAATACCTCTTTGCCGAGGCAATACTGTGGACCAgtacttctgtgaaatccctcaGATCCTCAAACTCTCCTGCTTGGAATCAGACTACTGCAGGGAAGTTGGTCTTGTTTTTATTGGTGACTGTTTAgtatttgtctgttttgttttcattcttttttcttatgttcagatcttcagggccgtgctgaggatgccctctgagcaaggcaggcacaaagccttttccatgtgcctccctcacctggcagtGGTCTCCTTGTTTCTCAGCACagccatgtttgcctacctgaagcccccctccatctcttctccATCCCTAAACCTGGTGGttgcagttctgtactcggtggtgccccCGACactgaaccccttcatctacagcatgaagAACCACGAGCTCAAGGGTGAGGTTAGGAAAGTGATTTTATGGATGTTTCTGAATAATGataaatttcccctctttttccagaaatga